In Xanthomonas sacchari, a genomic segment contains:
- a CDS encoding oxidative damage protection protein, with protein sequence MSRTVFCQYQQRDAEGLDYVPYPGELGKRVFAHIGKAGWQAWLAHQTMLINENRLSPRDPKHRAFLEAELEKFLFQGGAAKPDGYVAPDQAP encoded by the coding sequence AGTACCAGCAACGCGACGCCGAAGGGCTCGACTACGTGCCGTATCCCGGCGAGCTCGGCAAGCGCGTGTTCGCGCACATCGGCAAGGCCGGCTGGCAGGCGTGGCTGGCGCACCAGACCATGCTGATCAACGAGAACCGGCTGTCGCCGCGCGACCCCAAGCACCGCGCGTTCCTAGAAGCGGAACTGGAGAAGTTCCTGTTCCAGGGCGGCGCCGCCAAGCCCGACGGCTACGTGGCGCCCGACCAGGCGCCCTGA